Proteins from one Setaria italica strain Yugu1 chromosome V, Setaria_italica_v2.0, whole genome shotgun sequence genomic window:
- the LOC101763397 gene encoding uncharacterized protein LOC101763397, whose protein sequence is MKKSSSLPAATMYVLVVTIMLAITVVVHCTDIQAGHGAATAHADGGRQGSPPPAPHGGNDRRPKPSPTPPTPCRNRIRPGASPPCTAPPPPAPYRKNGRSG, encoded by the exons ATGAAGAAGTCCTCTTCCctgccggcggcgacgatgtACGTGCTGGTGGTAACGATCATGCTGGCCATCACCGTCGTCGTCCACTGTACGGACATCCAAGCAGGCCATG GTGCGGCTACAGCTCATGCGGACGGAGGTCGTcagggctcgccgccgccggcgccgcatgGCGGGAACGATCGACGGCCAAAgccgtcgccgacgccaccgaCGCCGTGCCGCAATCGCATACGCCCCGGGGCTTCCCCGCCGTGcaccgcgccgcctccaccagcaCCATACCGGAAGAACGGCCGGAGCGGGTAA